ACTACAAGCCCTCTGCTTTGGTCCATCGCCAGATACTGCATCAGCTCGGGCATTGCCAGCGGGTGACTGATGAGAAAGCCCTGTGCCTGATCGCAGTTGAAGCTGCGCAGCAGCGCCAGTTGCTCTGGGGTTTCGACGCCTTCGGCCACGACTTCCAGGCTGAGGTTATGCGCCAGGTTGATCATGGCGTGGACCAGCTTGCGGTTCTCTTCGCGCTGCTCCATCTCACCGACAAAACTCTTGTCGATCTTCAGCAAAGTGATCGGCAGGCTGTTGAGGTGCACGAACGATGAGAAACCGGTGCCGAAATCGTCCAGCGAAAAGCGCACACCCAAGCGCCCCAGTGCGTCCATGGTCTGTTTAACCAGGTCACTGCGGCGCATGACGGCGGTTTCGGTCAGCTCGAATTCAAGCCATTGCGCATCGATACCGCGATCGGCAATCAGGCGGCTAAGCGTTGCGAGCAGTTGGTTGTCCTGAAACTGGCGGAACGACAGATTGATCGCCATGTGCAGCGGCGGCACGCCTTGCTCGCGCAGCGCCTGCATGTCACGCAGGGCTCGAGCGATGACCCAGTACCCGAGCGGCACGATCAGTCCGCTTTGCTCGGCGAGCGGGACGAACTCACTGGGCGGCAACAACCCACGCTCGGCGTGCCGCCAGCGCACCAAAGCCTCCAACCCCAGAATGCGGCCCGTGCTCAGGCACAGCCGCGGCTGGTAGTGGAGCTCCAGCTCATCGCGACGCAAGGCGCGGCGCAGTTCACTTTCCAGGTCCGCCAGGCTGCGGGCGTTTCGGTTGATGCGTTCGTTGAAGACGTGATAAGTGCAGCCCTGCGTGCCCTTGGCTTGCTGCATGGCGATGTG
The nucleotide sequence above comes from Pseudomonas lutea. Encoded proteins:
- a CDS encoding putative bifunctional diguanylate cyclase/phosphodiesterase, which encodes MSTPVEPLRLLLLAASPEWPSSLRECLAPLGNIAVLDCASSWDTVGHQMDLTVPGILFTTEALQPSAGQCNWPTVLLFETEPDEEPAGVSDWLVRDALTPQALRRCLRHVRERGVLETTLHRLAEQDPLTGIANRQGFQTLLAARLAEFDGRGLALGHLDLDNFRRANDALGHQAGDRLILQVVARLKGQLEACDQLARLGSDEFALLIDTRRAPERAESIAERITEALSEPYWVDGESLLIGCSLGIAYARLNGGADPLMWHAHIAMQQAKGTQGCTYHVFNERINRNARSLADLESELRRALRRDELELHYQPRLCLSTGRILGLEALVRWRHAERGLLPPSEFVPLAEQSGLIVPLGYWVIARALRDMQALREQGVPPLHMAINLSFRQFQDNQLLATLSRLIADRGIDAQWLEFELTETAVMRRSDLVKQTMDALGRLGVRFSLDDFGTGFSSFVHLNSLPITLLKIDKSFVGEMEQREENRKLVHAMINLAHNLSLEVVAEGVETPEQLALLRSFNCDQAQGFLISHPLAMPELMQYLAMDQSRGLVVQGK